Proteins encoded by one window of Anopheles maculipalpis chromosome 2RL, idAnoMacuDA_375_x, whole genome shotgun sequence:
- the LOC126565328 gene encoding chorion peroxidase has protein sequence MVMVDERTPLTSDLSGPLPLVSGPSGNVHHLKSHESVRERQVRTFQCWICSAIMGAFALAIVISISYIIFGDATKPPLDGANTTAADFPELLNLISFPLADELPPQWNGTDVSEDAKAAAIAEGEKALGDKELLEETLSSPPINSPSFRHQKSVGATVAARLAAKVGFVEDRATKALVRRLDIRHRGSIGRGPVMNLPRMHRNPQCDFNARYRSANGTCNNKEHPFEYGVAMIPFRRQLNPDYADGISAPRASVDGAELPSARQVSLEIHRPSYHSDPNFSVMLAVWGQFLDHDITSTALNQGVDGKPIECCDPGQPQHPECFPVPLGPGDPYYHQYNVTCMNFVRSVPAPTGHFGPRQQLNQATAFIDGSVVYGSDEQRMKKLRTGEGGRLRMLRTPDGRQLLPVSTDPLDGCNEQEMNAAGKYCFESGDTRANENLHLTSMHLIWARHHNSLADGLARVNPHWDDERLFQEARRILAAQMQHITYAEFVPVIVGNETASKMGILPESTGRDDTYNGSVDASIANVFAGAAFRFAHTLLPGLMKKTRNPTSSSSGIELHRMLFNPYSLYAHDGLDNAIGGAMSTALGKYDQYFSTELTEKLFEKADEHLLHNHPCGLDLVSLNIQRGRDHGLPAYPRWRRHCHLTPADSWSELERIVDPESYKQMRSIYHEPANVDVYSGALSEPPVKDGIVGPLLTCLLADQFLRLKQGDSFWYERRRGPQRFTEGQLQQIYDTKLSSIICRNSDNIEQSPVHLMKRTDSKTNPETNCKQLDTFDFEPFREDSTSQPSHRTAKIATDRMKVLVLEPKSTGTTTTRTTMETDMVDREKATEFITTETTTETLLTTTTNSGA, from the exons ATGGTCATGGTTGATGAACGTACGCCATTAACATCGGATCTTTCCGGTCCACTTCCGCTGGTGTCAGGTCCTTCAGGAAATGTGCATCACCTGAAGTCACACGAAAGTGTTCGCGAACGTCAGGTTCGAACATTCCAGTGCTGGATATGTTCGGCCATCAT GGGTGCATTCGCGCTGGCGATCGTGATCAGCATTAGTTACATCATATTCGGCGATGCGACGAAGCCGCCTCTTGATGGAGCCAATACTACGGCGGCGGATTTTCCTGAGCTCTTAAATCTCATTAGTTTCCCACTGGCCG ATGAACTACCTCCTCAGTGGAACGGTACGGATGTGAGTGAAGATGCGAAAGCGGCCGCAATAGCAGAAGGCGAAAAGGCACTCGGTGATAAGGAGTTGCTGGAGGAGACACTTTCTTCACCACCAATTAACTCGCCCTCCTTCCGTCATCAGAAGTCGGTCGGTGCAACGGTGGCCGCCCGGTTAGCGGCCAAGGTTGGATTTGTCGAGGATCGTGCTACGAAGGCACTGGTGCGAAGGCTTGACATCCGTCACCGAGGATCGATTGGTCGAGGACCGGTGATGAATTTGCCTCGGATGCACCGTAACCCGCAATGTGATTTTAACGCTCGATACCGATCCGCGAATGGAACTTGCAACAATAAGGAACATCCGTTCGAGTATGGAGTTGCGATGATACCGTTCCGGCGTCAGCTAAATCCAGATTATGCTGATGGTATTTCTGCACCGCGTGCTTCCGTCGATGGCGCGGAGTTGCCCAGTGCTAGACAAGTTTCGCTGGAGATTCATCGCCCGTCGTACCACAGCGATCCTAACTTTAGTGTAATGCTTGCGGTCTGGGGACAATTTCTCGATCATGACATAACTTCAACGGCATTAAATCAGGGTGTGGACGGGAAACCTATCGAGTGCTGCGATCCAGGCCAGCCACAACATCCGGAGTGTTTTCCCGTTCCGCTGGGTCCAGGAGATCCGTACTACCATCAGTATAATGTCACCTGCATGAATTTTGTACGCTCCGTACCGGCACCAACGGGACATTTCGGCCCTCGGCAACAATTAAATCAAGCCACTGCCTTCATCGACGGCTCTGTTGTGTATGGTTCGGACGAGCAACGTATGAAGAAGCTACGGACAGGTGAAGGGGGACGGTTGCGTATGCTACGCACACCAGATGGCCGACAATTGCTTCCGGTATCGACTGATCCGCTGGACGGTTGTAACGAGCAGGAAATGAATGCAGCCGGCAAATATTGCTTCGAATCGGGTGATACACGAGCCAACGAGAATCTGCACCTTACCTCGATGCACCTGATCTGGGCAAGGCACCACAACAGTCTGGCCGATGGATTGGCCCGAGTCAACCCGCACTGGGATGATGAACGGTTGTTTCAGGAGGCACGACGCATTCTTGCCGCCCAGATGCAACACATCACGTATGCTGAGTTTGTGCCGGTAATTGTCGGCAATGAAACGGCCTCGAAGATGGGCATCCTGCCCGAATCGACCGGTCGCGATGATACGTACAATGGTTCGGTAGATGCTTCGATCGCGAATGTGTTTGCTGGCGCTGCCTTCCGATTTGCGCACACGCTTCTTCCTGGACTGATGAAAAAAACGCGCAATCCAACGTCGTCTAGCTCGGGCATTGAGCTACACCGGATGCTGTTTAATCCTTACTCGCTGTATGCGCACGATGGGTTGGATAATGCGATCGGTGGTGCCATGAGCACGGCTCTGGGGAAATACGATCAATACTTCTCCACCGAACTGACGGAGAAGTTGTTCGAGAAGGCGGACGAACATTTGCTGCATAATCATCCGTGCGGGTTAGATTTGGTGTCGCTCAACATTCAACGCGGACGGGATCATGGGCTGCCGGCCTATCCTCGTTGGCGCAGACACTGCCATCTTACTCCGGCGGATAGCTGGAGCGAACTGGAGCGTATTGTAGATCCGGAATCATATAAGCAGATGAGGAGCATCTATCACGAACCGGCCAACGTGGACGTTTACTCGGGTGCTTTGAGTGAGCCGCCGGTTAAGGATGGTATCGTGGGACCGTTGCTAACCTGCCTGCTGGCGGATCAATTTTTGAGGTTGAAACAGGGTGATTCGTTCTGGTACGAACGACGACGAGGGCCTCAAAGATTTACTGAAG GTCAACTGCAGCAAATTTACGATACGAAGCTCTCAAGCATTATCTGCCGTAATTCGGATAACATCGAGCAGTCACCGGTTCATCTCATGAAGCGTACCGATTCAAAGACGAATCCCGAAACGAACTGTAAGCAGTTGGATACGTTCGACTTTGAACCGTTCCGTGAGGACTCGACGTCGCAGCCTAGCCATAGAACGGCTAAAATTGCAACCGATCGAATGAAGGTGCTAGTACTAGAACCAAAGTCTACCGGAACTACCACCACACGCACCACAATGGAAACGGATATGGTGGATAGAGAGAAGGCAACAGAATTTATCACGACGGAAACGACGACCGAGACACTTCTGACGACAACGACGAATTCTGGAGCGTAA
- the LOC126556808 gene encoding nuclear pore complex protein Nup133 — translation MDRRFSFGPGPIKNSTMSKSRQSLGGSLFSAGARSTNSSTFARQGSGRYSVSSRSNVSTMRVVAKSEYNILESYGFSLPVQVTEVLTFNERNINVSVNYSQNGWAWLVQGRRLFVWQYRDNPNHRPTAGFGMETFSTPRRPYAGQCRQLTLPHCDIGHKASLVTVFVNEGHQMASCLAVSPAGDVRYWQSIAHDGSSIDECNILEGQEFEQLIGLGGQEFVLATTTCSLMRLYVHLQNGRYMIVPRLIKPPSGFFGGIGKRFASIIIGMHNNQERENKLVKISCEKISQNPTEWHITVLADRWIQRWAVQPHSGNERFLSEDADIMKKMRDFFYQKLWNTRDVSEIELWALDMQATDRGVIILAAAVNEQRSPQVYYALMTVIFESDSTFTLKESTIMRYKGFYSAERLAELIDFRFIANRSFAYVYNDRYIFPVALTETDAISSQGSSPTTTGGEEVEKLEFHAREDMILMGNCFQNTPLFFSRLNGMVIVTPSDFDPSDMFNSSVSSDMFNPNCSVADATVLMQQSIFAPATTNAGNLILYELDPEEIATENDMHQQDPVQQLKAAFIYHIKRNTVAADEIIFSLLESVSQRDQVDGELDRTVLKIAIDLAQDTPAADPRWEVTNKHALGSSTSMQIIQQLREKNIAYSQFIEFLRSRNLWDRLNGVRNPLTMDSRDARPTSLCLSDIGEKIVAAIGIKCLHNSHSRIIDEAINLVLRQSNRTVPFPNLTPQDLFYAQTHRVEELFKVLSELVDSYVQQELTSIQIQTALVEVNTIVLTVLQEVLKYRESKASTYTIREELRNRYEQIPWTAMSGKGGLRDVLLQLISSTLRHGVKGTAEPEFRMKHFKHMTELIDYVLDGRKNYLESVYDEEKYAVLLQQYESQRIDLIYPLVEAEQYEMAAKLAEKYLDFQTLVEICDKTNNQERLDEYIERYKEHDFSQFAISWHMNQNKQGDILHRFKNNQSALARFLVDHPSMAWIQLLFNGELAQAADVLLSLAQREKELLARKRAILCLAKLCLLAAEGDTYQAQIDAINAELDLIEIQENIPTEILDIFGYDTKHVKVLTPEEIVDLYIADEYSQSSEKEFHYALSLLPFVEDPIEIRHRIWCAAIQRDSWEEYNKNAPLDSMQNILFFRLIDLCYISDAGDLENFLPPLESFLNAPELGDLTQSKSFQYLMKLGYEHINESYRQK, via the exons ATGGATCGTAGATTTTCGTTTGGTCCCGGCCCTATTAAAAACAGTACAATGTCGAAATCGCGTCAGTCGCTCGGTGGTTCACTATTCTCTGCCGGGGCACGGTCAACCAACTCCAGCACGTTTGCTCGTCAAGGCTCAGG CCGCTACAGCGTATCGTCGCGTTCGAATGTGTCCACAATGCGCGTGGTTGCCAAATCTGAGTACAACATACTGGAATCGTACGGCTTTTCGCTGCCGGTGCAGGTGACCGAGGTGCTTACGTTCAACGAGCGAAACATCAACGTATCGGTAAACTACAGCCAAAATGGTTGGGCTTGGTTGGTGCAGGGGCGTCGTCTGTTCGTTTGGCAATATCGTGACAATCCGAACCATAGACCAACCGCCGGCTTTGGGATGGAAACTTTCTCTACCCCACGGCGTCCGTACGCTGGTCAATGCCGTCAGCTAACACTGCCACACTGCGACATCGGTCACAAGGCATCGTTGGTGACGGTGTTTGTGAACGAGGGCCACCAGATGGCTTCCTGTTTGGCCGTTTCACCAGCCGGTGATGTACGCTACTGGCAGTCGATCGCTCACGATGGTTCTTCGATCGACGAGTGCAACATACTTGAGGGACAGGAATTTGAACAGTTGATTGGTCTCGGTGGACAGGAATTTGTGCTAGCCACGACCACGTGTAGCTTGATGAGACTTTATGTACATCTACAGAATGGGCGGTACATGATCGTTCCACGGCTTATTAAACCTCCGTCCGGATTTTTCGGTGGTATTGGAAAACGATTCGCTTCTATCATCATCGGAATGCATAACAATCAGGAGCGTGAGAAT AAATTGGTTAAAATAAGTTGCgaaaaaatctcccaaaaccCCACCGAATGGCACATCACAGTGTTAGCCGATCGGTGGATTCAACGTTGGGCCGTTCAGCCACACAGTGGAAACGAACGATTCCTTAGCGAGGATGCTGACATTATGAAGAAGATGCGTGACTTTTTCTACCAAAAGTTATGGAACACCCGTGACGTGTCGGAAATTGAGCTGTGGGCATTGGACATGCAGGCAACCGATCGGGGTGTGATCATACTGGCGGCCGCCGTTAATGAGCAACGTTCTCCGCAAGTCTATTACGCACTAATGACGGTAATATTCGAATCGGACAGCACGTTCACGCTCAAAGAAAGCACCATCATGCGCTACAAGGGTTTCTACAGTGCGGAACGGTTGGCGGAGCTGATCGATTTCCGGTTCATTGCTAATCGCAGCTTTGCCTACGTGTACAACGATCGTTACATTTTCCCTGTGGCACTAACGGAAACCGATGCGATCAGTAGTCAGGGAAGCAGTCCCACTACAACCGGTGGCGAAGAGGTGGAAAAGCTTGAATTTCACGCACGTGAAGACATGATCCTGATGGGGAACTGTTTCCAGAATACGCCACTCTTTTTCTCGCGTCTCAACGGGATGGTTATCGTAACGCCATCCGATTTCGATCCGAGCGATATGTTCAATTCGTCCGTTTCGTCGGATATGTTCAACCCGAACTGTTCCGTAGCAGATGCGACCGTTCTGATGCAGCAGTCGATCTTTGCACCGGCAACTACCAATGCGGGAAATTTGATCTTGTACGAGCTGGATCCGGAAGAAATTGCTACCGAGAACGACATGCACCAGCAAGATCCGGTACAGCAGCTGAAGGCAGCCTTTATATACCACATAAAGCGTAACACGGTGGCAGCGGATGAAATAATCTTCTCATTGCTAGAATCCGTTAGCCAGCGTGATCAGGTGGATGGTGAGCTTGATCGTACGGTGCTTAAAATTGCCATTGATCTTGCCCAAGATACACCGGCTGCTGATCCACGTTGGGAGGTCACAAACAAGCATGCGCTCGGTTCTTCCACATCGATGCAAATTATTCAACAGCTACGAGAGAAGAATATTGCGTATTCGcagtttattgaatttttgcgCAGTAGGAATCTTTGGGATCGTTTGAATGGGGTCAGAAATCCGTTGACGATGGATTCGCGAGATGCCCGTCCAACATCACTGTGCCTGTCGGACATAGGGGAAAAGATAGTCGCTGCGATTGGTATCAAATGTCTACACAACAGTCATTCACGAATCATCGATGAGGCAATCAACTTGGTACTGCGACAATCGAACCGTACGGTTCCGTTCCCCAATCTAACGCCACAAGATCTGTTCTACGCACAGACGCATCGAGTAGAGGAATTGTTCAAGGTGCTCAGCGAGCTGGTAGATTCATACGTTCAGCAGGAGCTTACATCGATTCAAATTCAGACAGCACTGGTCGAGGTCAACACGATCGTCCTAACCGTCCTGCAGGAAGTGTTAAAGTACCGAGAATCGAAAGCCAGTACATACACGATCCGCGAGGAGCTACGCAACCGTTACGAGCAGATACCGTGGACAGCGATGTCCGGAAAGGGAGGATTGCGAgatgttttgctgcagttAATCAGTAGCACACTGCGCCACGGTGTGAAGGGCACGGCGGAACCGGAGTTCCGTATGAAACATTTCAAGCACATGACCGAGCTGATCGATTATGTGCTGGACGGGCGAAAGAATTATCTGGAAAGTGTTTATGACGAGGAAAAGTATGCCGTCCTGTTACAACAGTACGAATCACAGCGGATCGATCTTATTTATCCCTTAG TGGAAGCGGAACAGTACGAGATGGCGGCGAAGCTGGCGGAAAAGTATTTGGACTTTCAAACGTTGGTGGAAATATGCgacaaaaccaacaaccagGAACGGTTGGATGAGTACATCGAGCGGTACAAAGAGCACGACTTCTCGCAGTTCGCCATCAGCTGGCACATGAACCAGAACAAGCAGGGAGATATACTGCATCGCTTCAAGAACAATCAGTCAGCGTTAGCCCGTTTTTTGGTCGATCATCCATCGATGGCCTGGATACAGCTGCTGTTTAACGGTGAGCTGGCTCAAGCAGCCGACGTACTCCTGTCATTGGCCCAGCGGGAAAAAGAGTTACTGGCAAGAAAGAGAGCTATACTTTGTCTAGCCAAGTTGTGCCTGTTGGCGGCGGAAGGTGACACCTATCAGGCGCAGATCGATGCAATCAACGCTGAATTAGATTTGATTGAGATACAGGAAAACATTCCGACAGAAATACTGGATATATTTGGATACGACACGAAACATGTGAAGGTTCTCACACCCGAAGAGATAGTTGAC CTCTATATTGCCGATGAGTATAGCCAGTCGAGTGAAAAGGAATTCCATTATGCGCTCTCGTTGCTACCGTTTGTTGAAGATCCGATCGAGATTCGCCATCGCATCTGGTGCGCAGCGATCCAGCGTGATTCGTGGGAAGAGTACAACAAAAATGCTCCACTGGACAGTATGCAAAACATACTGTTCTTTAGGCTGATCGATCTTTGCTACATCTCGGATGCGGGTGACCTGGAAAACTTCTTGCCACCATTGGAAAGCTTTCTGAATGCGCCAGAGTTGGGCGATCTGACGCAAAGCAAATCGTTCCAGTATCTTATGAAGCTTGGATATGAACACATCAATGAATCGTACAGACAAAAATAG
- the LOC126557107 gene encoding uncharacterized protein LOC126557107 has protein sequence MPITRYLRASGRGNYYHRGSVKWHRRRGGGAHNGQMPREYNNQSQPASAYTTYHGQMERRSRAISPDERLLAQQDRVLLSERPSRERYRAAADDYSRHSASRERSLSSVLSDISSGSSCFGTVRASEAYGSPVYEDLTDEDDIRSLDLMTESSMNLSVAPPPVIKHKKRKKDKRKKEKARLRERKRAKKDKRRQKEILEERICPPEHEVAQSKEIFASGQNILVSVSFIDNDKSKDRNDRHKKSKRKKTKREKTREKLIVTKEERASDTATSARSPHRDSPSSGRELETKDVKEKYSLKQQQTTQSEQEKKQDSQQQLQSEQHSTSVHQSPDQKLPPAKKKKLDPGVKPVMVIDLERSPGGQVISSPKEIIVLSDEEGKRTLAQRGIGKEESKPNEADQSNRGPNTPPEPAPKSPDSYDPFEPTKSSPSTAISRHDLGSISSLSFLDHHTQQDGQKESKMDFHPHHHHHHSVAHHGLHHHHPHHGHGHHHGQERLMGQSDQQTGPGAVFGSDVLDLHPDSPFEKMNNLNSSPSRTTTTGPYHHLHHPSPMKAIIKSMPKKLLASGSGRTDHTRSHGMAGKSSQTNATIGGQPSGGGTTSGGATTSGGVPFEDELNDGDISPYSPRSSDCDEQMFEPPSHDGNGETQTIALTVDNLRKVFGNDPKTLYGDLRKSYQHRSVIAVDEMYKPHKMTLEMLDEIPDSAVDMQVKEKLIKKLQRQERIVEEVKHFLKPHFNKKRIDKDEYKEIMRKSIPKICHSRSGEINPAKIQALITAYVKKAIAKRKLIGGEMGSASGTPLANLGSYGHAHEPTATATTATQPPVVLMNR, from the exons ATGCCTATAACGCGATACTTGCGTGCCAGCGGTAGAGGAAACTACTATCACCGCGGTTCCGTGAAATGGCATCGCAGGCGCGGCGGGGGCGCCCACAATGGTCAAATGCCGCGAGAATACAACAACCAAAGCCAACCTGCATCCGCCTACACTACTTACCATGGGCAGATGGAGCGTCGGTCGCGTGCAATTTCCCCGGACGAACGATTGTTGGCACAGCAAGACAGAGTGTTGTTGTCGGAGCGGCCGTCCCGGGAACGATACCGCGCTGCTGCGGACGACTACTCCCGGCACAGTGCTAGCCGTGAGCGTAGTTTATCGTCCGTGCTGAGCGATATTAGCTCCGGAAGCAGCTGTTTTGGGACGGTACGGGCAAGCGAAGCGTACGGCAGTCCGGTGTACGAAGATCTTACGGACGAGGATGATATTCGATCGCTGGACCTAATGACGGAATCCTCCATGAACCTATCCGTAGCACCACCGCCGGTAATAAAGCACAAAAAGCGCAAAAAAGACAAGCGTAAGAAGGAAAAGGCTCGGTTACGGGAGCGCAAACGTGCGAAAAAGGATAAGCGACGCCAGAAGGAAATACTCGAGGAGCGAATCTGTCCACCAGAGCACGAGGTGGCCCAGTCGAAGGAAATATTCGCTTCCGGTCAAAACATCCTGGTAAGCGTAAGCTTCATCGACAACGACAAGTCGAAGGATCGAAACGATCGACACAAGAAAAGCAAGCGAAAGAAGACCAAAAGGGAAAAGACTCGCGAAAAGCTAATCGTTACCAAAGAGGAACGTGCATCCGATACGGCAACGTCTGCCCGCAGTCCTCACAGAGACAGTCCCAGCTCCGGGCGAGAGCTCGAAACGAAAGACGTCAAGGAAAAGTACAGCTTAAAGCAGCAACAGACAACACAATCGGAACAGGAAAAGAAACAGGACAGCCAACAGCAGCTACAAAGTGAACAACATTCAACATCGGTTCATCAATCACCTGATCAGAAGCTTCCTCccgcgaagaagaaaaaacttgaTCCGGGCGTTAAACCTGTCATGGTGATCGATCTCGAACGATCGCCCGGCGGTCAAGTAATATCAAGCCCGAAGGAGATCATTGTGCTGAGTGACGAGGAAGGCAAAAGGACGCTGGCACAACGGGGTATCGGTAAAGAAGAGTCGAAACCAAACGAAGCGGATCAAAGTAATCGCGGTCCGAACACCCCACCGGAACCGGCGCCCAAATCGCCTGACTCGTACGATCCCTTCGAACCAACGAAATCCTCTCCCAGCACGGCCATTTCGAGGCACGACTTGGGTAGCATATCATCGCTCAGCTTTCTCGACCATCACACCCAACAGGATGGACAGAAAGAGTCGAAAATGGACTTCCACccccaccatcaccatcatcactcgGTTGCTCATCATGGtctccaccaccatcatccacACCACGGGCATGGCCACCATCATGGGCAGGAAAGGTTAATGGGACAATCCGACCAGCAAACCGGTCCGGGAGCAGTGTTCGGTAGCGATGTGCTCGATCTTCATCCGGACTCACCGTTCGAGAAGATGAACAATCTTAACAGCAGTCCATCGCGTACGACCACCACCGGTCCTTACCATCACCTGCATCATCCGTCACCGATGAAAGCGATCATTAAATCGATGCCGAAGAAGCTGCTTGCATCGGGCAGTGGACGAACAGATCACACGCGATCGCACGGAATGGCGGGCAAATCGAGCCAAACAAATGCGACGATCGGTGGTCAACCAAGCGGTGGAGGTACGACGAGTGGTGGTGCGACCACGAGCGGTGGAGTTCCCTTCGAGGATGAGCTGAACGATGGTGATATTTCACCGTACTCACCCCGTTCGAGTGATTGCGATGAGCAGATGTTTGAACCACCGAGCCACGATGGCAATGGGGAAACGCAAACCATCGCACTGACGGTCGACAATCTTCGGAAGGTGTTTGGCAACGATCCGAAAACGTTGTACGGTGATCTGCGGAAAAGCTATCAGCATCGATCGGTGATCGCTGTGGATGAAATGTACAAAC CTCATAAAATGACGTTAGAAATGCTGGATGAAATACCTGACTCGGCCGTTGATATGCAGGTGAAGGAAAAG CTCATCAAAAAGCTCCAGCGCCAGGAACGAATAGTGGAAGAGGTGAAACATTTCCTTAAACCACACTTCAATAAAAAGCGCATCGACAAGGACGAGTACAAGGAGATAATGCGAAAATCGATTCCCAAG ATATGTCACAGCCGATCGGGAGAAATCAATCCGGCCAAGATACAGGCCCTGATTACGGCGTACGTTAAGAAAGCAATTGCCAAGCGGAAACTCATCGGTGGTGAGATGGGTTCCGCTTCCGGCACGCCGTTGGCAAACCTCGGTAGCTACGGACATGCACATGAACCTACGGCTACTGCCACCACGGCAACACAGCCACCGGTGGTGTTAATGAACCGATGA